In Lycium ferocissimum isolate CSIRO_LF1 unplaced genomic scaffold, AGI_CSIRO_Lferr_CH_V1 ctg15469, whole genome shotgun sequence, the following proteins share a genomic window:
- the LOC132042464 gene encoding uncharacterized protein LOC132042464, translating to MHGHARSGSNVGRRPQNAKAAAQRLAQVMACQQADDDDEEDELYEYNPVAPSTAISLAGGRPNRSTRTPLSVRTSIEPKASTTRPASQGIRPSTSTDSLDQQPLQKTVRTSLEANASATRPASIRTSVEPVTTCPGSVQGIRPSSSSESLDQQPLSARSTTPIRISLPVLSKLAFQSKNTLEQPPSARAPTTPLAANQSSAHEQPLSARSLAPNRSGHFAVKPLPVVPSNMPLSLRPIPATEAQPEARKDKRLSVDFGTFKYKEPPIQPSSSALQDEWQGESRLFFACLIGIPPWDKFLIIFPSQPALPCMSFVSFYTFHPSRETRSPSLAALWKFCAIDSSSMSILGPSLDGIATCKLV from the exons ATGCACGGGCACGCGCGGTCAGGTTCAAATGTCGGAAGGCGGCCTCAGAATGCAAAGGCGGCGGCACAGAGGCTGGCACAGGTAATGGCATGTCAACAAGCGGATGACGATGATGAGGAAGACGAGCTGTATGAGTACAACCCTGTCGCTCCCTCAACTGCTATTAGCCTTGCTGGTGGAAGGCCCAATAGAAGTACTCGTACTCCTCTG TCAGTTCGTACATCGATAGAACCAAAGGCATCGACTACACGTCCGGCATCACAAGGAATTCGACCATCTACCTCGACCGACTCTTTGGATCAACAGCCCTTGCAAAAG ACAGTTCGTACATCCTTAGAGGCAAATGCATCAGCTACACGACCAGCATCAATTCGTACATCCGTAGAACCAGTGACTACATGTCCAGGATCAGTACAAGGAATCCGACCATCTTCATCTTCGGAGTCTTTGGACCAGCAGCCTTTGTCAGCTCGTTCAACGACGCCTATCCGAATTTCTCTCC CTGTCCTGAGTAAGCTGGCTTTTCAATCTAAGAACACTTTGGAACAACCACCATCTGCTCGTGCACCGACTACACCTTTGGCTGCCAATCAATCAAGTGCCCACGAACAGCCTCTATCTGCTCGTTCTCTTGCACCTAACCGCTCCGGTCACTTTGCTGTCAAGCCCCTTCCTGTTGTACCTTCTAATATGCCTCTCTCACTCAGGCCAATTCCTGCAACTGAGGCTCAACCTGAAGCTCGTAAAGATAAAAG GTTATCAGTAGATTTTGGTACTTTCAAGTACAAAGAACCTCCCATTCAGCCATCTTCTTCTGCTCTACAAGATGAG TGGCAGGGTGAGTCAAGGCTCTTCTTTGCTTGTCTCATTGGTATACCGCCTTGGGACAAATTCTTGATCATTTTCCCATCCCAACCTGCCCTTCCTTGCATGAGTTTTGTGTCTTTTTACACTTTCCACCCGTCTAGGGAGACCAGATCCCCATCCCTTGCAGCATTGTGGAAATTTTGTGCAATCGACTCCTCATCCATGTCAATCCTAGGACCTTCACTAGATGGTATTGCTACTTGTAAGTTAGTTTGA